The following proteins are encoded in a genomic region of Buchnera aphidicola (Aphis nerii):
- a CDS encoding NUDIX domain-containing protein, whose protein sequence is MSYIKIAIGIILKKNKVYITKANPIKYTKNIWEFPGGKVKENESIICGLKRELFEEIGINIINFSFFQYKKNQKKKQIIFFFNSKMARQCIQ, encoded by the coding sequence ATGAGTTATATTAAAATAGCAATCGGCATTATTTTAAAAAAAAATAAAGTTTATATTACGAAAGCAAATCCAATTAAATATACTAAAAATATATGGGAATTTCCAGGTGGAAAAGTAAAAGAAAATGAAAGTATTATATGTGGATTAAAACGTGAATTATTTGAAGAAATCGGAATTAATATAATAAATTTTAGTTTTTTTCAATATAAAAAAAATCAAAAAAAAAAACAAATTATATTTTTTTTTAATTCAAAAATGGCAAGGCAATGCATACAGTAA
- the coaE gene encoding dephospho-CoA kinase (Dephospho-CoA kinase (CoaE) performs the final step in coenzyme A biosynthesis.) produces the protein MTYIVALTGGIGSGKTTISNSFKKIGVNVIDTDIIGKKIIEQNIEIFNSIKKKFGNSILNTNHSINRKLLREYIFNNKENKIWLENILIPKIYKESKRQIKLVKSIWCLWVVPLLIEKKMDKIADRILLVDAPIKTQIKRIIIRDKINLYQAKNILYQQIRRSKRILISDDIIFNNNKNIKELNMYVYYLNYFYTHLFDVYKFKKTSKEKILKKNYLTKLY, from the coding sequence ATGACTTATATTGTAGCACTTACTGGAGGCATTGGTAGCGGAAAAACTACTATTTCTAATAGCTTTAAAAAAATAGGTGTAAATGTTATTGACACTGACATTATCGGAAAAAAAATCATAGAACAAAATATAGAAATATTTAATTCTATCAAAAAAAAATTTGGAAATAGCATATTAAACACAAATCATTCAATAAATAGAAAACTACTTAGAGAATATATTTTCAACAATAAGGAAAATAAGATATGGTTAGAAAATATATTAATTCCTAAAATTTACAAAGAAAGTAAACGACAAATAAAATTAGTAAAATCAATTTGGTGTTTATGGGTAGTTCCATTGCTTATTGAAAAAAAAATGGATAAAATAGCAGATCGTATTCTTTTAGTTGATGCACCTATAAAAACGCAAATAAAACGCATAATAATAAGAGATAAAATTAATTTGTATCAAGCAAAAAACATTCTTTATCAACAAATTAGAAGAAGCAAAAGAATTTTAATTTCAGATGATATTATTTTTAATAATAATAAAAATATCAAAGAATTAAATATGTATGTTTATTATTTAAATTATTTTTATACACATTTATTTGATGTGTATAAATTTAAAAAAACATCAAAAGAAAAAATTTTAAAAAAAAATTATTTAACTAAATTATATTAA
- a CDS encoding GMP reductase: MRIEEDIKLGFKDVLIRPKRSILKSRSEVDLIRFFSFKYSSNKWSGIPIIAANMDTIGTFQMAVSLANFNILTAIHKYYSLNEWKNFIDTSSNKVLEHVIVSIGTSDLDFLKIQKIFSLSSELKYICIDVANGYSESFVSFLKKIRDKFPSKIICAGNVVTGEMVEELILSGADIVKVGIGPGSVCTTRVKTGVGYPQLSAIIECADAAHGLNGQIISDGGCVVPGDIAKAFGGGADFVMLGGMLSGHYECSGEIIKENLKKFMLFYGMSSTSAMKRYTGQIRGYRASEGKTVKIPFRGNVDITIRDILGGLRSSCTYVGAQKLKELTKRTTFIKVNEQENCVFNNFTY; encoded by the coding sequence ATGCGTATTGAAGAAGATATTAAGTTAGGTTTTAAAGATGTTTTAATTAGACCTAAAAGATCTATTCTAAAAAGTCGTTCTGAAGTGGATCTTATTCGTTTTTTTAGTTTTAAATATTCTAGTAATAAATGGTCTGGTATTCCTATTATTGCCGCAAATATGGATACCATTGGAACGTTTCAGATGGCTGTATCATTAGCTAATTTTAATATATTAACAGCAATACATAAATATTATTCTTTAAATGAATGGAAAAATTTTATTGATACATCTTCAAATAAAGTATTAGAACATGTTATTGTATCAATTGGTACATCTGATTTAGATTTTTTAAAAATTCAAAAAATTTTTTCATTATCTTCTGAATTGAAATATATTTGTATTGATGTTGCTAATGGTTATTCTGAGTCTTTTGTTTCTTTTTTGAAAAAAATACGCGATAAATTTCCTAGTAAAATTATTTGTGCTGGTAATGTTGTAACTGGAGAAATGGTAGAAGAATTAATTTTATCAGGTGCTGATATAGTTAAAGTTGGTATTGGACCAGGTTCTGTTTGTACTACAAGAGTAAAAACAGGAGTAGGTTACCCTCAACTTTCAGCTATTATTGAATGTGCAGATGCTGCGCATGGATTAAATGGTCAAATTATTAGTGACGGTGGTTGTGTTGTACCCGGAGATATTGCTAAAGCTTTTGGAGGTGGTGCAGATTTTGTCATGTTAGGTGGAATGTTGTCTGGTCATTATGAATGTTCTGGAGAAATTATTAAAGAAAACTTAAAAAAATTTATGTTATTTTATGGTATGAGTTCTACTTCTGCAATGAAACGTTATACTGGACAAATTAGAGGTTACCGTGCTTCAGAAGGTAAAACAGTAAAAATACCTTTTCGAGGAAATGTTGATATAACTATACGTGATATTTTAGGTGGACTTAGATCTTCTTGTACTTATGTAGGAGCTCAAAAATTAAAAGAGTTAACTAAAAGAACTACTTTTATAAAAGTAAATGAACAAGAAAATTGCGTTTTTAATAATTTTACGTATTAA
- the aceE gene encoding pyruvate dehydrogenase (acetyl-transferring), homodimeric type yields the protein MSENLYDDVDPIETNDWVESIESVIQNEGIERARFLIERVLKQSKINKSNFFKCFFTSDYINTISNKDEIEYPGDLILEKKIRSAIRWNAIMMVLRASKKNLELGGHLSSFQSSATIYEVCFNHFFRARNNYDGGDLVYFQGHISPGIYARAFLEGRLSIKQIDNFRQEVDGNGLSSYPHPKLMPNFWQFPTVSMGLGPIFSIYQAKFLKYLQNRELKNTEKQTVYAFLGDGEMDEPESKGAISIAAREKLDNLIFIINCNLQRLDGPVIGNGKIINELESFFYGAGWKVIKVIWGGKWDSLLKKDTTGKLLQLMNETIDGDYQTFKSKDGAYVRKYFFGKYKETLELVKNMTDEEIWNLNRGGHDPKKMFNAIKKAKETKGKPTVILAHTIKGYGMGIIAEGKNIAHQIKKININGIMYIRDRFNIPISNEKINELPYIKFEKNSKEYCYMQNQREKLGGYVPFRLSKFTKELKLPNLIDFKSLLVEQKKHISTTIAFIRVLNLILKNDFIKHLIVPIIADEARTFGMEGLFRTIGIYSPNGQKYIPQDREQLSYYREEKKGQILQEGINELGAASSWLAAATSYSTNDFPMIPFYIYYSIFGFQRIGDLFWAAGDQQARGFLIGGTSGRTTLNGEGLQHEDGHSHIQSLTIPNCISYDPAFAYEVAVIIQDGLKRMYGSLQENIYYYITTINENYYMPAMPKGVEDGICKGIYKLKTLYSTEIKIQLMGSGAILRCICEAAEILFHDYCITTDIYSVTSFTELARDGEECERWNMLHPNKTKKVAYIKKVMNNAPAVAATDYMKLFAEQVRHYIPAKEYYVLGTDGFGRSDSREKLRDHFEVSAHYIVVAALSLLSKLNNINQQVVEDAIVKFNIHADKINPRLA from the coding sequence ATGTCAGAAAATTTATATGATGACGTGGATCCAATTGAAACTAATGATTGGGTGGAATCAATTGAATCTGTTATTCAAAATGAAGGTATTGAAAGAGCTCGTTTTTTAATTGAAAGAGTTTTAAAACAATCTAAAATAAATAAATCAAATTTTTTTAAATGTTTTTTTACAAGTGATTATATTAATACAATTAGTAATAAAGATGAAATTGAATATCCGGGAGATTTAATTTTAGAAAAAAAAATTCGTTCTGCTATTCGTTGGAACGCTATTATGATGGTACTACGTGCATCTAAAAAAAATTTAGAATTAGGAGGACATTTATCTTCCTTTCAATCATCTGCAACTATATATGAAGTTTGTTTTAATCATTTTTTTCGTGCTAGAAATAATTACGATGGTGGTGATTTAGTTTATTTTCAAGGTCATATTTCTCCTGGTATTTATGCGAGAGCATTTTTAGAAGGTCGCTTATCCATTAAGCAAATTGATAATTTTAGACAAGAAGTTGATGGAAATGGATTATCTTCTTATCCTCATCCTAAATTAATGCCTAATTTTTGGCAATTTCCTACAGTATCTATGGGACTAGGCCCTATTTTTTCTATTTATCAAGCAAAATTTTTAAAATATCTTCAGAATCGAGAATTAAAGAATACCGAAAAACAAACAGTTTATGCTTTTTTAGGGGATGGTGAAATGGATGAACCTGAATCTAAAGGAGCGATTTCTATTGCAGCAAGAGAAAAGTTAGATAATTTAATTTTTATAATAAATTGTAATTTACAAAGATTAGATGGACCAGTTATCGGAAATGGTAAGATTATTAATGAGTTAGAAAGTTTTTTTTATGGTGCAGGATGGAAAGTAATTAAAGTTATTTGGGGTGGGAAATGGGATAGTTTACTAAAAAAAGATACAACTGGAAAGCTTTTGCAGTTAATGAATGAAACAATAGATGGTGATTATCAAACGTTTAAATCAAAAGATGGAGCTTATGTTAGAAAATATTTTTTTGGAAAATACAAAGAAACATTAGAATTAGTTAAAAATATGACAGATGAAGAAATATGGAATTTAAATCGAGGTGGTCACGATCCTAAAAAAATGTTTAATGCAATAAAAAAAGCTAAAGAAACTAAAGGCAAACCTACAGTTATTTTAGCACATACTATAAAGGGATATGGTATGGGTATAATTGCAGAAGGCAAAAATATTGCACATCAAATAAAAAAAATCAATATCAATGGAATTATGTATATTCGAGATCGTTTTAATATTCCTATATCTAATGAAAAAATCAATGAATTACCTTATATTAAATTTGAAAAAAATTCTAAAGAATATTGCTATATGCAAAATCAAAGAGAAAAATTAGGAGGATATGTTCCTTTTCGCTTATCTAAATTTACAAAAGAATTAAAACTTCCAAATTTAATAGATTTTAAGTCATTATTAGTAGAACAAAAAAAACATATTTCTACTACAATTGCCTTTATTCGAGTTTTAAATTTAATTTTAAAAAATGATTTTATTAAACATTTAATTGTCCCAATTATTGCTGATGAAGCACGTACCTTTGGTATGGAAGGTTTATTTAGAACGATTGGAATTTATAGTCCTAATGGACAGAAATATATACCTCAAGATCGTGAACAATTATCATATTATAGAGAAGAAAAAAAAGGACAAATATTGCAAGAAGGGATTAATGAATTAGGAGCTGCTTCATCTTGGCTTGCTGCTGCAACTTCTTATAGTACCAATGATTTTCCTATGATTCCATTTTATATTTATTATTCAATATTTGGCTTTCAACGTATTGGTGATCTTTTTTGGGCTGCTGGAGATCAACAGGCAAGAGGTTTTTTAATTGGAGGAACATCTGGCCGAACAACTTTAAATGGCGAAGGTTTGCAACATGAAGATGGTCATAGTCACATACAATCTTTAACAATTCCAAATTGTATTTCTTATGATCCTGCTTTTGCTTATGAGGTTGCAGTTATTATACAAGATGGATTGAAAAGGATGTATGGTTCACTTCAAGAAAATATATATTATTATATTACTACAATTAATGAAAATTATTATATGCCAGCTATGCCTAAAGGCGTAGAAGATGGAATTTGTAAAGGTATTTATAAATTAAAAACATTATATTCTACTGAAATAAAAATACAATTAATGGGTTCTGGTGCTATTTTACGATGTATTTGCGAAGCTGCTGAAATTTTATTTCATGATTATTGTATAACTACTGATATTTATAGTGTAACTTCTTTTACAGAATTAGCCAGAGATGGTGAAGAATGTGAAAGATGGAATATGCTGCATCCAAATAAAACTAAAAAAGTTGCTTATATAAAAAAGGTTATGAATAACGCTCCTGCTGTTGCTGCTACTGACTACATGAAATTATTTGCAGAACAAGTTCGTCATTATATTCCTGCAAAAGAATATTATGTATTAGGTACTGATGGCTTTGGACGGTCAGATAGTCGCGAAAAATTACGTGATCATTTTGAAGTGAGTGCTCACTATATTGTAGTGGCTGCTTTAAGTTTATTATCTAAATTAAATAATATAAATCAACAGGTAGTAGAAGATGCAATTGTTAAATTTAATATTCATGCAGATAAAATTAATCCACGTTTAGCTTAA
- a CDS encoding 2-oxo acid dehydrogenase subunit E2 gives MHIEVKMPDIGLDEVEVIEILVKLNDNIKMEQGLITVEGEKSSMEIPSPISGIVNKINVKVGDKVSTNSIIMIFIVDDIDFKNQKKVDINNISDNNKKTMIHTRNNMIHATPSVRRLARDLNVDLNNVLGSGPKNRILKDDIEIYTKNVFNNPNKLKIEKVKINDLQKIVGNNLYNNWRNIPHVTQFEEIDITTLEDFRKKYNSEEHKKNNNHSNITILSFIIKSVSHALLKFPIFNSSLSSDKKTINFKKYVNIGIAVDVENGLVVPVIKNVNEKNIINISSDLMLLSDKARKNKLNKLDTKDGCFTISNIGSIGGHWFTPIINFPEVAIIGVSKAVIKPVWKYEKFVPSLMLPLSLSYDHRVINGADAARFVSFIKKLLSDIRFLVM, from the coding sequence GTGCATATTGAAGTTAAAATGCCTGATATTGGTTTAGATGAAGTAGAAGTAATAGAAATATTAGTAAAATTAAATGATAATATAAAAATGGAACAAGGATTAATAACTGTAGAAGGTGAAAAATCTTCTATGGAAATACCTTCTCCTATATCTGGAATAGTAAATAAAATTAATGTAAAAGTTGGTGATAAAGTATCCACTAATTCTATTATAATGATCTTTATAGTTGATGATATTGATTTTAAGAATCAAAAAAAAGTAGATATAAATAATATATCTGATAATAATAAAAAAACAATGATTCATACTAGAAATAATATGATACATGCAACTCCTTCAGTAAGACGATTAGCGCGTGATTTAAATGTAGATTTAAATAATGTTCTAGGTTCTGGTCCTAAAAATCGTATTTTGAAGGATGATATTGAAATATACACAAAAAATGTTTTTAACAATCCAAATAAATTAAAAATAGAAAAAGTTAAAATAAATGATCTACAGAAAATTGTTGGTAACAATTTATATAATAATTGGCGAAATATACCTCATGTAACACAATTTGAAGAGATAGATATTACTACTTTAGAAGATTTTCGTAAAAAATATAATAGTGAAGAGCATAAAAAAAATAATAATCATAGTAATATTACTATATTGAGTTTTATTATCAAATCAGTTTCACATGCATTATTAAAATTTCCGATTTTTAATAGCTCTTTATCTTCAGACAAAAAAACAATCAATTTTAAAAAATACGTTAATATTGGTATTGCTGTAGATGTTGAAAATGGATTAGTTGTTCCAGTCATAAAGAATGTTAATGAAAAAAATATTATTAATATATCATCTGATTTGATGTTGCTTTCTGATAAAGCTAGAAAAAATAAATTAAATAAATTAGATACAAAAGATGGTTGTTTTACCATTTCAAATATAGGAAGTATTGGAGGTCATTGGTTTACACCCATAATTAATTTTCCTGAAGTTGCAATTATTGGAGTTTCAAAAGCAGTTATTAAACCAGTTTGGAAATATGAAAAATTTGTTCCATCCTTAATGTTGCCTTTATCTTTATCTTATGATCATCGTGTAATTAATGGAGCAGATGCGGCTCGTTTTGTTTCTTTTATTAAAAAGTTATTATCTGATATACGTTTTTTAGTTATGTAA
- the lpdA gene encoding dihydrolipoyl dehydrogenase: protein MYQKIQSEVVVLGSGPAGYSAAFRCADLGLDTILIERYKKIGGVCLNVGCIPSKSLLHIAKVIKDAKDLSETGVFFNKPSINLKKIHDWKEDIIHKLTNSLYNISNKRNIKFIQGTAHFESNNNIIVENDQNKFDISFKNAIIATGSNAIKIPSFPNQDDRIWDSTDALLLKNIPSRFLIVGGGIIGLEMATIYSALGSTVDIVDRFNVFLPSVDEDVSKMYIKSINKRFNIFLNTHIKTIDPKDHGLIVSMEGDNLGHSISYDNILVAVGRTPNTQDLKLEKVGIELNDTGFIKVDNQLKTNISNIYAIGDVTGLPMLAHKAIHESHIAAEVIAGKNHYYEPKVIPSVAYTDPEIAWVGFNEKDVIKLNIDYEVAVFPWSASGRAHASNCTTGLTKLIFNKKNNQIIGASILGTNAGELINEVALAIEMGCDAEDLSLTIHAHPTLSESICLASDIFRGTITDLLNIKKNISE from the coding sequence ATGTATCAAAAAATTCAATCAGAAGTCGTGGTTTTAGGATCAGGTCCTGCTGGTTATTCTGCAGCTTTTAGATGTGCTGATTTAGGTTTAGATACAATTTTAATTGAACGTTATAAAAAAATTGGAGGTGTTTGTTTAAATGTTGGATGTATTCCTTCAAAATCTTTATTGCATATAGCTAAAGTAATAAAAGATGCTAAAGATTTATCTGAAACAGGTGTTTTTTTTAATAAACCTTCTATTAATCTTAAAAAGATTCATGATTGGAAAGAAGATATTATTCATAAACTTACAAATAGTTTATATAATATAAGTAATAAAAGAAATATAAAATTTATTCAAGGAACAGCTCATTTTGAAAGCAATAATAATATTATTGTAGAAAATGATCAGAATAAATTTGACATTTCCTTCAAAAATGCCATTATTGCAACTGGTTCTAATGCTATTAAAATACCTTCATTTCCGAATCAAGATGATAGAATTTGGGATTCGACAGATGCCTTATTATTAAAAAATATTCCTAGTCGTTTTTTAATTGTAGGAGGTGGAATAATTGGTTTAGAAATGGCGACAATATACAGTGCATTAGGTTCAACTGTGGATATTGTTGATCGATTTAATGTATTTTTACCTTCAGTCGATGAAGACGTTTCTAAAATGTATATTAAATCTATTAATAAAAGATTTAATATATTTTTAAATACTCATATTAAAACTATAGATCCAAAAGATCATGGTTTAATTGTCTCTATGGAAGGTGATAATCTAGGTCACAGTATTTCTTATGATAATATATTAGTTGCAGTAGGTAGAACACCTAATACTCAAGATTTAAAATTAGAAAAAGTTGGTATAGAGTTAAATGATACTGGATTTATTAAAGTAGATAATCAGTTAAAAACTAATATATCTAATATTTATGCTATTGGTGATGTTACTGGTTTACCTATGTTAGCTCATAAAGCTATTCATGAATCGCATATTGCTGCTGAAGTTATTGCTGGTAAAAATCATTATTATGAACCTAAAGTAATTCCTTCAGTAGCTTATACTGATCCTGAAATTGCTTGGGTAGGTTTTAATGAAAAAGATGTTATAAAATTAAATATTGATTATGAAGTTGCTGTTTTTCCTTGGAGTGCATCTGGTAGAGCACATGCTTCTAATTGTACTACAGGCTTGACAAAATTAATTTTCAATAAAAAAAATAATCAAATTATTGGTGCATCTATTTTAGGTACTAATGCTGGAGAATTAATTAATGAAGTTGCACTTGCCATTGAAATGGGGTGTGATGCCGAAGACCTTTCACTAACTATTCATGCTCATCCTACTTTAAGTGAATCAATTTGTTTAGCTTCAGATATTTTCCGAGGAACAATAACAGATTTATTAAATATAAAAAAAAATATTTCGGAATAA
- the speD gene encoding adenosylmethionine decarboxylase produces MQKLKLYGFNNLTKSLSFCIYDICYANTNNSRNSYIAYIDEQYNAVRLKKILKKTCSIIGANVLNIFHQDYDPQGASVTILVCEEPINLDTAKIKKNKNIISSSVLAHLDKSHICVHTYPESHPQSGICTFRADIEVSTCGIISPLNALNYLINQLESDIVTIEYRVRGFTRDVNGIKHFIDHKINSIQNFMSHSIKSMYEMVDVNVYQENIFHTRMLLREFHLQNYLFNTSIQDLSQRERSYIVDLLWKEMREIYHGRNIPMIKSV; encoded by the coding sequence TTGCAAAAACTAAAATTATATGGCTTTAATAATCTAACTAAAAGCCTAAGTTTTTGTATCTATGATATTTGTTATGCAAATACTAATAATTCAAGAAACAGCTATATTGCATATATTGATGAACAATATAATGCTGTTCGATTGAAAAAGATATTAAAAAAAACATGTTCAATTATTGGTGCTAATGTTTTAAACATATTTCATCAAGATTATGATCCACAGGGAGCAAGTGTAACTATATTAGTATGTGAGGAACCAATAAATTTAGATACAGCAAAGATTAAAAAAAACAAAAACATTATTTCATCTTCTGTGCTAGCGCATCTAGATAAGAGTCATATTTGTGTCCACACATATCCGGAAAGTCATCCTCAAAGTGGTATTTGTACCTTTCGTGCAGATATTGAGGTTTCAACATGTGGAATAATATCTCCACTTAACGCATTAAATTATCTTATAAACCAACTAGAATCAGATATTGTGACGATTGAATATCGTGTTAGGGGATTTACTCGTGATGTTAATGGAATAAAACATTTCATTGATCATAAAATTAACTCTATTCAAAATTTTATGTCTCACAGTATTAAATCTATGTATGAAATGGTCGACGTAAATGTATATCAAGAAAATATATTTCATACTAGAATGTTATTAAGAGAATTTCATTTACAAAATTATTTATTTAATACTAGTATTCAAGATTTATCACAAAGAGAACGTTCATATATTGTTGATTTATTATGGAAAGAAATGAGGGAAATATATCATGGTAGAAATATTCCTATGATTAAATCAGTATAA
- the speE gene encoding polyamine aminopropyltransferase has product MIDKKIWHEKLHRHIGQYFLIDKMLYKEKNKYHDIKIFYNTVMGKIMTIDDIVQTTEKDEFIYHEMLTHVPIFSHGFIKDVLIIGGGDGGVLREICKHKNVNNITMVEIDMSIINLCKKYFPSHSNGAYDDSRLQLIIDDGLNFIKNTNKKFDLIISDCTDPVGSGKSLFFSDFYLNCQKNLKKNGIFVAQNGTSFFQKNEIISTYKNLTKYFHDTTFYQATIPTYYGGTMMFAWGSDNIELRLIDLKKLKSRIKKTKLIFNYYNPQIHISSFYLPQYIINTLDKS; this is encoded by the coding sequence ATGATTGATAAAAAAATATGGCATGAAAAACTTCATCGTCATATTGGACAATATTTTTTAATTGATAAAATGTTATATAAAGAAAAAAACAAATACCATGATATTAAGATCTTTTATAATACAGTCATGGGTAAAATAATGACAATAGATGACATTGTTCAGACTACAGAAAAAGATGAATTTATATATCATGAAATGTTAACTCATGTACCTATTTTTTCTCATGGATTTATAAAAGATGTATTGATAATAGGTGGGGGTGATGGAGGCGTATTAAGGGAAATATGCAAACATAAAAACGTCAATAATATCACGATGGTAGAAATTGACATGAGTATTATTAATTTATGTAAAAAATATTTTCCAAGTCATAGCAATGGTGCATATGATGACTCTCGTTTACAATTAATTATTGATGATGGACTCAATTTTATTAAGAATACAAACAAAAAATTTGATCTAATTATATCCGATTGTACTGATCCAGTAGGGTCTGGGAAAAGTTTGTTTTTTTCAGATTTTTATTTAAATTGCCAAAAAAATCTTAAAAAAAATGGAATTTTTGTAGCACAAAACGGAACTTCTTTTTTTCAAAAAAATGAGATTATTTCAACTTATAAAAATTTAACAAAATATTTTCACGATACTACTTTTTACCAAGCGACAATTCCTACGTATTATGGAGGAACAATGATGTTTGCATGGGGATCTGATAATATAGAGTTACGTTTAATTGATCTTAAAAAATTAAAATCCCGTATAAAAAAAACCAAATTAATTTTTAACTACTATAATCCTCAAATACATATAAGCAGTTTTTATTTGCCTCAATATATAATTAATACATTAGATAAAAGTTAG
- a CDS encoding 5'-methylthioadenosine/adenosylhomocysteine nucleosidase — translation MKIGIIGALDQEIKEFTKIIKYKKIKNIGQFKIFIGKFKKNNIFLIKSGIGKVSASIACMILINSFKPNIIINTGSAGSLDSRLKIGNIIIPNYLCYYDVNLINFGYSMGQVPQYPKKFKINKNVYDFTISTSMKFKFKFTTGLIITGDSFINGKQLANQLKSQFSNAIGVEMESTAIAQVCYQFHIPLIVVKSISDLSDKKATINFKKNISIASLQSFKLVKLILENIKFCKFN, via the coding sequence ATAAAAATTGGAATTATTGGGGCTTTGGATCAAGAAATCAAAGAATTTACAAAAATTATAAAATATAAAAAAATAAAAAATATTGGACAATTTAAAATTTTTATAGGAAAATTTAAAAAAAATAATATTTTTTTAATAAAATCGGGTATTGGCAAGGTTTCTGCTAGCATTGCATGTATGATTCTTATTAATTCATTTAAACCAAATATTATTATTAATACTGGTTCAGCAGGTAGTTTAGATTCTCGATTAAAAATAGGAAATATTATAATTCCCAATTATTTATGTTATTATGACGTAAATTTAATAAATTTCGGATATTCTATGGGACAAGTTCCTCAATATCCAAAAAAATTTAAAATTAATAAAAACGTATATGATTTTACTATAAGCACTTCCATGAAATTTAAATTTAAATTTACTACAGGATTAATTATTACTGGAGATTCATTTATAAACGGAAAACAATTAGCTAATCAATTAAAATCTCAATTTTCAAATGCAATTGGAGTAGAAATGGAATCTACTGCAATAGCACAAGTTTGTTATCAATTTCATATACCATTAATTGTTGTAAAATCAATATCTGATTTATCTGATAAAAAAGCCACAATAAATTTCAAAAAAAATATATCTATTGCATCACTACAATCTTTTAAATTAGTTAAGTTAATATTAGAAAACATAAAATTTTGTAAATTTAATTAA
- the erpA gene encoding iron-sulfur cluster insertion protein ErpA, translated as MINNHIKLTKTAIKKIKNLIFDKKNKNLKLRVYILGGGCSGFQYQFTFDEHKNNDDILIKQGDVSIIVDPISFQYLVGGKIDYIENLEGSKFIVKNPNAKNTCGCGLSFNI; from the coding sequence ATTATTAATAATCATATTAAACTCACAAAAACTGCTATTAAAAAAATTAAAAATCTAATCTTCGATAAAAAAAATAAAAACTTAAAATTAAGGGTCTATATTCTTGGTGGTGGATGTAGTGGTTTTCAATATCAATTTACTTTTGACGAGCATAAAAATAACGATGATATATTAATTAAACAAGGAGATGTTTCTATTATTGTTGATCCTATTAGTTTTCAATATCTAGTTGGTGGCAAAATAGATTATATAGAAAATTTAGAAGGATCAAAATTTATAGTTAAGAATCCAAATGCAAAAAATACATGTGGATGTGGTTTATCATTTAATATTTAA